The DNA window CTCCCGGTCGAGCACGATCTCGGAGTTGCCGGTGCCCTTGAACTCCTCGAAGATGACCTCGTCCATTCGGCTTCCGGTGTCGACCAGCGCGGTGGCGATGATCGTCAGCGAGCCGCCGCCCTCAATGTTGCGCGCCGACCCGAAGATCTGGCGCGGCACCTTGAGCGCCTCCGCGTCCAGACCGCCGGACAGCGTGCGGCCGCTGCCGTCGACCCACAGGTTGAAGGTCCGCCCGAGACGGGTGAGGGAGTCGAGCAGAACCACGACATCTTTGCCCGTCTCGACGAGCCGCTTGGCGTGCTCCATCGCCAGGGTCGAGACCCGCACGTGGTTGTCCTCACCACGGTCGTTGGAGGAGGCAAACACCTGGGCCTCCGTCGTCCGGCGGAAGTCGGTGACCTCCTCGGGGCGTTCGTCCACGAGCAACGAGACGAGTTCGACCTCCGGGTGGTTTTCCGTGACGCCCGCGGCGATGTCCTTCAGCAAGACCGTCTTTCCGGCCCGGGGCGGCGACACGATCAGGGCGCGCTGCCCCTTGCCGAGGGGGGCAACGAGATCCAGCACCCGCATCGACTCGTCGTCGGTGCCGGTAATCAGGTCCAACTTCTCGTCCGGGTATACACTCGCCCCCTGGTCAAAGTCCTTGAGTTGCGCCCACTCTTCGGGGGGAAGGCCCATCACGGAGTCGATCCAGCCCACCTGCATGCCCCCTTTCCGGCCCGGCTTCAGGTCGCCCTCAATGACCACCCCGTCGCGGAGATTGAACTTGCCAATGAGCGGTGGCGGCATGAAGGGATCGTCCTCGTCCTTCGGCAGGTCCGGCCGCAGCTCGCGCATGAAGCCGTACTTCTTTTCGCCGATGAGCTCGAGGAGCCTCCGAAATGATTCGTTGTCGTTTTCTGACATAGTCGATTCTTCGATGAGTGATGAAGCCGACAAGCCCCGCTCCAACGGAGCGTGCCTGCCAATACGCAATGCGGAGGCGACAACGTGCCGCCCCTGAACGCCAGGTGTCCCACGGACTCAGTGGCCTTTCCTGCTCAGGGCACACGAGGAGACGGTTCAATCTCAAGATGCCCATGCCTGCCACGGGAACCGAGCGCTGACTCGGCACGCGGGCACGCTCTTCGCAAAAAGACCTGGTGAGAACCCCCAGAAGGGGGGATGCTCGACGTCGTCCTGCTGAATTGCAAGGTTGGAAGTCAGCAGTGGGACCAACACCGAAACGGATGTCCCCTGTCCACGACGGCCTTCCCGCGGCGCCCGTACAGTCGATCGTGCGTCTTCAGCCGGTAGGGTCGGGAGCGAGTATCCTTCCGCTCCTCGATGCTCTTCTCAGACCGACACGACTTGCGCACAGGGGCCAGTGCCCGTCAGCACCTGTGAATCGACGTGAGGACGTAGCGCATCTCCACGCTGGTGAGAATCATTCCCGCTGCCTTCGATCTGTGAAGGACCGAACGCGGGAGGAGACTTGGCAGGAAGCCAGAAGACAGAGCGGCATTCAGAAGGCGGAACGCCGCCATATACAGATGGTTTCCCGGAGGACTGCATCGCTGTTCTCTTCATCCGACGTTCGGGGTTTTTGTGACGGATTCCAATTTGAACGTCGAGGTTCGGGGGCGCCCCGAGAATCCTCCGGTCCTTCTGCTGCACGGCTGGGGCCGGAGCCTACAGGACCTACGCCCCCTCACTCAGGCCCTCACCGACGCCTACTGGACGCACGCCGTAGACCTGCCGGGGCACGGTGCCTCTCCCCCACCCCCTGAGCCCTGGGGGGTTTCCGAGCACGCACAGTTGCTCCACGACTACATCCGAAGGGAGATTCAGTCCAGCGTCACGGTGGTCGGCCACTCGAATGGGGGGCGCATCGCGCTGTACATGGCCGGCACCCCGGCGCACGCGTCCGCGGTCAGCCGGCTCGCGCTCATCAGCCCCTCGGGGGTTGAGCCCGAGCGGGCATGGGCCTATCACCTGCGGTCGGGGCTGGCCACGGCCCTGAAGGCCCCCGTGCAGGCCCTTCCGTCGTCCCTCCAGGCCCCGGCCGAGGACTGGCTCCGCCATTCGCTCGCCTGGCGCCTGCTCGGCTCCGCCGACTACAACGCCCAGGACGGCGTCATGCGCGAGACGTTCGTCAAGACCGTGAACGATCACCTCGACGAGGAACTGGTGCGCATTCGGGTTCCGACCCTCCTGTTCTGGGGCACCGAGGACGAGGCGGTTTCACGGCGGCAGATGGAGGTGATGACCTCGAAGATTGACGACTGCGGGCTCGTGGAGCTCGACGGCGCCGGCCACTTCGGGCATCTCGACCGGCCGGACACGGTCCAGGCCGGGCTCCGTCATTTCCTGGAGAACTCGTAGGCCCGCGGCCGGCGCGCCTTGCACGGACGCGGCATGCGCCTGATGTTGATTTTGAGAAGCCCCATCGGGCCCCGACGCATCTGCGGGCCGAACCGACCTTTCCATCCGTCTTCGGCAGCATGACGAGCGCGCTCATTTTTTTCGGCGTCGTCGCCACCCTGTTCGCCGGGTGGCGGGCCGGACGCCGGGTCCGGTTTTTCCTCCACATCTTCCAGCTGGAGACGTATAAGTTTGGCCGGTACGGGCGCTGGCTGGCCGGCCACGTGCCGTCGCTGATCGTGCGTCCCTCCCACGGCGTGGGGGCCGCCGCACTCGCGGGAGGCGGGCTCGTCGCTTCCGTCGCCGCCCCGAAATGGGGCGTGCTCGCCGTCCTCCTGGTGTGGCCCATGGCGTTCATTTCGTCGCGCCGCTACCGGAGCGACCAGGAGAAAAAGCCCCTCGCGTTCACGGACCGCATGGTGCGCCTCGCCATCCCCACGGCCCTGCTGGCCCTGCTCCCTGTCGCCTCCGGGGGCCTGTACGGATGGGCCCTTAGGTCCCCGACAGGCGTGCTGTGGTACCTGGGCGGCTTCCTCGCGGCCGACCTCGGGGCGCCCCTGTGGGTGGCCCTGGGCGCCGCCCTCATGCACCCCGTCGAAACGGCCATCCAGCGAGGCTTCAAGCGGCAGGCCCGGCGCCGCCTCCAGACGCGCTCGGACCTCTCCGTGGTCGGCATTACGGGCTCGTACGGCAAGACGAGCACGAAATTTATCGTCGCCGAGCTCCTCCGACAGAAGTACAACGTGTACGCCACGCCGAGCTCCTACAACACCCCCATGGGGCTCTGCCTCGCCGTCAACGAGCACCTAAAGCCCGAGCACCAGGTGCTGGTGCTGGAGTACGGCATTCGCTACCCCGGCGACATGGACGAGCTCTGCGACATTGCCGAGCCGGACGCGTCGGTCGTGACCACCATAGGGGTGGCCCACCTTGAAACCATGGGCTCTCAGGACCGCATCGCGGCGGAGAAGGGCGTGCTCGTGGAGCGGACGGCGCCGGACGGGCCCGCGGTCTTGAACGCGGACGACGAGCGCGTGGCCGCCATGGCCGAGCGCGCTGCCGGCCCGGTCTGGCGGATCTCGACCGAGGGGCACCCCGACGCCGACATCACCGCCGACGACATCCGGTACGACACTGGCGGCACCGCCTTCGACGTGACGGACGACACGGGCACGACGGTAACGTTCGAAACCCAGCTGCTGGGCCGCCACAACGTCCTCAATGTGCTTCTGGCCGTCGCCGTGGGGCGGTCGATGGGGCTTCGGCTCCGTCAAATGGCCCACGCGGTCCGGCGCGTCGAGCCCATCGAGCACCGCCTCCAGCTTCGGAGCCGGGGCGACGTGACGATCATCGACGATGCCTTCAATTCAAACCCCGTTGGGGCCCGGAATGCCGTCGAGATTCTGAGCGAAATGGACGGCGGGAAGCGCGTGATCGTAACGCCGGGGATGGTGGAGCTCGGGGACCGGCAGTGGACGGAAAACAAGGACTTCGGCGTCGTCCTCGCGCAGCACGACCTCGACCTCGTGGTCCTGGTCGGAGAGGAACAAACGGCGCCAATCCAGGCGGGGCTCTCGGAGGGCGGGGCTCCGGCGGAGCGGATCATGGTCGTCGACTCCCTCGCCGAGGCCCAAGAAATTCTCGAACGGAGATTGGGACCGGGCGACGTGGTGCTCTACGAAAACGACCTGCCCGACCAGTACAGCGTGTGACGAGTGCCTGCGGGGCTACGACGCCTGCTTAAAGAACCGGAAGCGCCGCTCGTCGACCGCGTACCGGCCGGGGTCCGGCGCCACAAAACCCCCCCGCTCCGCCCAGTAGGGCACCGCCCGCCCCCGCATCGACCGCTCGCTGTAGAAATGCCGCGTCTCGACCGGAAACGGACGGTAGGCCCGCCCCTCGGCGTGCCGCACGTAGCGGGCCACCCAGAGGGCCTGCCGCCACCGCGGGAGCGGGGCCTCCGGCTGGAGCCGCAGGTAGCGGGCCCGCTTCGCGGCGCCGGGGTTGAAGGCGCTAAACTGGTAGGGATCCAGCACGACCGCCCGGTAGGTGCGGCGGCCCCGGTAGGCGGTCTCCACGCGGTTGCGCACCACCCAGGCGACCAGCTCCTGCTCGTGGGGCAGCTTCGTCTCCGAATAGATGGCCCGGGCCAGCCACAGGGTCGGCCCCTCCAGATTCAGAGGCGGGGCCACCGCTACGGTGTCGCTGGACGGCCCCTCTGCCGGGGCGAACGCGGCGCGCAGACGGGGGGATGGCGCTTCGCGGGAAAGAGCTCGCTGCACGGCACAGGGGGCGGACGCAGACACTCCTCGGTCCGGCGGTGCCTGCTCGGCGTTGGCTCCCTCCGACTCCGGAGCGGGGGCGGGGGCGAGCAACAGAACGCCGAGAGAGGCGCCGAGGAGCACCCTGCGCGCATTCATGCCGGGCGCGGTATCTTGGCGAAAGAGCCGGCGGCCCCTGGGCGGGCACAGATGCCGAGCTTTTCCCAGTTCACTACGTCTGTAGACACACAGAAAACGCGAGACGTAACGTCCCGACGTGCTCTTTCACACCACCTGGACGAAATCCAGCGGATCAGCCGCGGGACGGGATTCTGCCCCGTCTCATCCCGGAATAACGCCCAGCGCCCTTCCGGAGGAAGACCATCAGACGCACGGGCAGTCGGCAGACCGGGACAATGCTGAGCCCCCGCAACGCTAGACGGTAATCTCCACGCGGTTCCCGTCGGGATCGAGAACGACACTCTCGTAGTAGCCATCCCCGGTTCGTCGGGGCTCCCCCACCACCTCGTATCCGTCGCGCCGCAACGTACGCGTCCGACGGTCGACCTCAGCCTCCGAGCCGACGGACAGGGCGAGGTGGTCGTAGCCTTCCAGTTCGGTCCCTTCGGACGCGGAGGCCTCCTCCAGGTCAGAGGTGTGCATGAGCTCAAGGCGAGCCCCCGAGTCGAACGACAGAAAGTAGGAAGTGAAATCCTTCTTCTCGTTTCGGTACCTCGTTCCCGCTTCGGCACCGAAATAGGTCTCGTAGAATTCGCGGGCCTGTTCGAGATCGGAGGTCCAGAGGGCAGCGTGCTCGATCTGAGCCATCGTAGAGAGAGGGACGTGAAAGGATGCATGCCTCTTTTGCACGAACAGCCTGCCCCTCGGTGCCTCGAAAAATGGTTGAGTCTGGCTTGTGAAGTCCCTCGTCAGCGCACCGACGCCGAGGCCCTCTCCTTCGGGCGAACGCATGCTCGTCCCCCCGATCAGCGAAGGCATCGTCTCCGAAGCAGCCCTTGCCGCCGGAGGACCAGACGGGACCTTTGCGCCTGAACGATCTCGTGGGCCGCACCACACCATGCCCACGGCGTAGCTTCAAGGGCGACACCGTCCGCTCGTAGAGTAATTCCCCGAATCTCTGCGGGAGGGTTCTCCTCCGTTACGCTTAGGCCTTGACACCCTCGGGGATCGATTTCGTCGTACTGTAAACGTATTATCAAATAAGGACTTGCCCACCGCAGCGCTATTCTCCCTCGCCCTCCACGCTGATGGCGATCTTTTTTGTTCATACGGCACGCCTCCCTGTAGGACTCTGGAGCATTTTTGCCTCCGTCTCCATCCCTACAGCAAGTTTCTTCACTACGTGAAAAGCGCAGTTCATACACATATGGAGGCGTTGACCGCCCCCGTTAGCGGTGCGGCGACGAGACTCCCCACCGTCGCCCCGTCGGATTACGCGTAGTGCCAGTGCGACGCCACCTGTTCCAGGGCCTGTTCGCTCGTGCGTCGGTTCTGCGTCTCGATGGAGGACTGGCGGGGCACGTCGAACGTTCGCTCGGGGTCGTGAAGGGTCGGCGTCAGGGAAGCGTCGAGGCGTGCCTCCCACCGCTCCCGGTAGTCGTTGGGGAGGGTGTCCGGCAGCTCGCCGCCCAGAACGATCAGCGCGAGAAGAGCCCAGATTCGTGACACCGTGTCGAGCTGGTATCCCCCGCCGAGGGTGCAGAGCAGGCGTCCCTCGGCGTGGTCGTCGGCGAGGGCAAGGAGGCGGCGAAAAATCGTGTCGTAGGCCTGCGTCGTGAGAAGAAGATCGGCCAGCGGGTCGTTGAAGTGGGCGTCGGCCCCGCACTGCGCGACGATCACGTCCGGCTGGAAGTGCTGGAGGGCGTGGGGCACCACGTGCTCGAAGGCGTCCAGGTAGCTGTCCGGCTCGGTGTACGGGGCCAGCGGGACGTTCAGCGAGAAGCCCCGGCCAGCCCCCTTGCCAATCTCTTCGACGTGTCCGGTACCTGGGAAGAGGGCGCGGCCCGTCTCGTGGAGGCTAACCGTGAGCACCCCAGGATCGTCGTCGTGCAGATGCTGGACGCCGTCCCCGTGGTGCACGTCCACATCCACGTAGGCGACGCGGAGCCCCTGCTCGCGGAGCGCGTGGATGGCGACCGACAGGTCGTTGTACACGCAAAACCCAGAGGCCCGGGCCCGGTGCGCGTGATGGAGCCCGCCCCCAAACTGGAGCACGCGGGTCGCGTCCCCGTCGCCAATCAGCCGCGCCCCGTGGAGCGTCCCGCCCACGAGGCCACGGGCCGCGGCGTCCATGTTCTCGAAGACCGGCACATCTCCTGTGTCGAGGCCGAAGGCGCGGGCCTCCGGGGGCGGCGTGCCGTCCGACGCGGCCTCCACCTTCTCCACGAACTGCTCGCCGTGGACCCGCCGCACTTCCTCCCGGGTCGCCACGGAAGGCGCTACGGGATTGAGGGGCGCCCCGAGCGCCGCCAGAAGGTCCATCGTCATCTCCTGCCGAACGGGGCTGAAGGGATGCTGGGGGCCGAAATGGTAGTCGAGGTAGCGGTCGTGGAACAGGAACGTGGCCATGTGTGCGGGCGAGAGTGAAACGGGCGGTGCGGAATCTGGCCCTCGGGGCACGCCGCGGGGCACCCGAAAGGTAGACACTGCCAGGGCAATCCGTCAACGAGCCGCCCGCGGGCCTGGGCATTGGTCGACGCTCACGGGTACTGCAACCCCCAGGTTGGACCGACACAGCGCATCCCTCAGCCCCCAAAGCTCCCTCATCCGCCATGCCATCCGGTCTCCACCCGCCCGTTTCCGCCCTCGTTCGCCGGCTCGTGGCCGCGGGGCTCCTCGTGTTCTTCGGGCTCGGCTGCGACTCGACCGGCCCGGAGGACGCCGCTGACGCCCCGCCGCCGCGGCCCCTCACGGCGGCGGAGGATCAGGTCGTCGACGCCGACAATGCGTTCGGCCTGACGCTTCTCCGGAGCACCGTGGACACGGAGGGAACGTCCAAAAACGTCTTTCTCTCGCCGATCAGCGTGTCGATGGCCCTCGGGATGACGCTCAACGGGGCGCGTGGAGAGACCCGTTCGGGCATGAAAGCGGCATTGGAAAAGCAGGACCTGTCCCCCACCGACATCAACGACGCCTACCGCGGACTCATCGACCTCCTCGAAGGGCTTGACCCGAACGTGGAGGTGGCCCTTGCCAACTCCATCTGGTACCGCGAGGGCCTCCCAGTGAAGCAGGCCTTCATCGACACGAATCGGGCACACTTCGACGCCGAGGTGGAGGCGCTCGACTTTGCCGACCCGTCCGCGTCCGACCGGATCAACGGGTGGGTAAACGACCAGACGCGCGGGAATATCGAGAAAATCGTCCCCAGCCAGATCCCATCGAACCCCGTGATGTACCTCATCAACGCCATCTATTTCAACGGCCCCTGGCGGGACCAATTCGATCCCTCGAACACCGCGCCCGAGCCTTTCCACCGCGGCGACGGATCGACCGTTTCGGTCCCGATGATGGAGAAGACGAAGAACGTGGTGCATCCCACCTACCAGGCCGAGCAGTTCCGGGCCGTCGACATCGCGTACGGGGACAGCCTCTACAGCATGACGGTCTTGCTGCCCCACGAGGACGCGTCGGTGCAGTCGGTCGTGGACAGCCTCGACACCGAGACGTGGACGGAGATGACCAGCGGACTATCTCCGCAGTCGCTCAGTCGCCTGAAGATGCCGAGGTTCACCCTCCGCTACGGGAAGACGCTCAACGACGTGCTCAAAGACCTCGGGATGGGGGTCGCGTTCACGGGACGAGCCAACTTTCGGGGCATCGCCGACCTGTCTCTCGCAATCGACAAGGCAAATCACAAGACCTTCCTCCGGGTCGACGAGGAGGGCACGGAGGCCAGTGCCGCGACATCGGTCGAGATTGAGCCTATTTCCTCCGCCCCGCCCTCATTCGTCGTGGACCAGCCTTTCGTCGTCGCCATCCGCGAGCACCACTCCGGGACGAGTCTCTTCCTCGGCACCATCATGGATCCGACCGCCGGGTAAACGAAGACATCCGTGGTCCCCGCGCTCCCCGGAACTATTCCTCGAGAAGCGGGGCGAAGGCCTCCCGCACCGCGGCCGGGGCGCGAACGGGCTCGCGCGCCTCCGCGTCCGTGAAGCAGAGCGTAGTGTGCCCGGTGACAAGCGCGTCGTCGTCTCCCTCCCGATACACCGTGTAGTCGATGGGGACGCGGACCGTGGGCATCTGCGTGAAGTGCGCGTCCACGACGAGCGGGTCGTCGTAGTGGGCCGGGCCGTGGTAGTCGACCTCCACGTGCACGACCGGCATGATGATGCCGTTCGCCTCAAGGTCTCGGTAGCGGACCCCAGCGTGGCGCAGGGCCTCCGTCCGGGCCACTTCGAAGTAATCGAGGTAGTGCGTGTGGTAGACCACCCCCATCGGGTCGCACTCCCGGTACCGGACGCGGTGGGCATGCGAGTACGTATAGGCCATGGCCGAACCTGAGTGCGCCGTGGAGGGAAGACAGGGGGCTACGCGGAGGCGGTCATGGGCTCGGCCGATTCGTAGGCGCCCAGGGCGTCGAACTTTTCGAGCCGCTGGTCGAGCAGCGCCTGCGGATCGAGGTCTTCAAGCTCATCGAGGGCCTCGGCCACGGCCGCCCCGACGGCCTGGTAGGTCCGCTGCGGATCGCGGTGCGCCCCGCCAACGGGCTCGGGCACAATCTCGTCGACGATGCCCACCTCCGTCAGGTCCGTGGCCGTGAGTTTGAGCGCCTGCGCCGCGTCCTCCTTGTGGTCCCACGAGCGCCAGAGGATCTGCGAGCAGCTCTCCGGCGCAATCACCGAGTACCAGGCGTTTTCGAGCATCAGGATGCGGTCGCCCAGCCCGACGCCCAGGGCCCCCCCGGACGCCCCCTCGCCAATGACGACGATCACGACCGGCGTCTCCAGGCGCGCCATCTCGAAGAGGTTGTGCGCGATGGCCTCGGCCTGCCCGCGTTCCTCGGCCCCCATGCCCGGGTACGCGCCGGGCGTATCCAGGAGCACGACGACCGGCTTTCCAAACTTGGCGGCCATCTTCATCAGCCGCTCCGCCTTGCGGTACCCCTCCGGGTTGGGCATACCGAAGCGCCGGTACTTCCGCTCCTTCGTATCGCGCCCCTTCTGGTGCCCCATGATCATCACGGTGCGGTCGCGATAGCCAAACCGGCTCCCCGTAAACTGCGCCAGCCCCCCCACAATGGATCGGTCGTCGCCAAACTTCCGGTCCC is part of the Salinibacter ruber DSM 13855 genome and encodes:
- the rho gene encoding transcription termination factor Rho, which translates into the protein MSENDNESFRRLLELIGEKKYGFMRELRPDLPKDEDDPFMPPPLIGKFNLRDGVVIEGDLKPGRKGGMQVGWIDSVMGLPPEEWAQLKDFDQGASVYPDEKLDLITGTDDESMRVLDLVAPLGKGQRALIVSPPRAGKTVLLKDIAAGVTENHPEVELVSLLVDERPEEVTDFRRTTEAQVFASSNDRGEDNHVRVSTLAMEHAKRLVETGKDVVVLLDSLTRLGRTFNLWVDGSGRTLSGGLDAEALKVPRQIFGSARNIEGGGSLTIIATALVDTGSRMDEVIFEEFKGTGNSEIVLDREMADKRIFPAVNLRESGTRNEERLLGEVRRKKHNQLFRALNSRAPIEAMQALLRHLRNSPSNAHLLNELVPE
- a CDS encoding alpha/beta fold hydrolase, coding for MTDSNLNVEVRGRPENPPVLLLHGWGRSLQDLRPLTQALTDAYWTHAVDLPGHGASPPPPEPWGVSEHAQLLHDYIRREIQSSVTVVGHSNGGRIALYMAGTPAHASAVSRLALISPSGVEPERAWAYHLRSGLATALKAPVQALPSSLQAPAEDWLRHSLAWRLLGSADYNAQDGVMRETFVKTVNDHLDEELVRIRVPTLLFWGTEDEAVSRRQMEVMTSKIDDCGLVELDGAGHFGHLDRPDTVQAGLRHFLENS
- a CDS encoding UDP-N-acetylmuramoyl-tripeptide--D-alanyl-D-alanine ligase encodes the protein MTSALIFFGVVATLFAGWRAGRRVRFFLHIFQLETYKFGRYGRWLAGHVPSLIVRPSHGVGAAALAGGGLVASVAAPKWGVLAVLLVWPMAFISSRRYRSDQEKKPLAFTDRMVRLAIPTALLALLPVASGGLYGWALRSPTGVLWYLGGFLAADLGAPLWVALGAALMHPVETAIQRGFKRQARRRLQTRSDLSVVGITGSYGKTSTKFIVAELLRQKYNVYATPSSYNTPMGLCLAVNEHLKPEHQVLVLEYGIRYPGDMDELCDIAEPDASVVTTIGVAHLETMGSQDRIAAEKGVLVERTAPDGPAVLNADDERVAAMAERAAGPVWRISTEGHPDADITADDIRYDTGGTAFDVTDDTGTTVTFETQLLGRHNVLNVLLAVAVGRSMGLRLRQMAHAVRRVEPIEHRLQLRSRGDVTIIDDAFNSNPVGARNAVEILSEMDGGKRVIVTPGMVELGDRQWTENKDFGVVLAQHDLDLVVLVGEEQTAPIQAGLSEGGAPAERIMVVDSLAEAQEILERRLGPGDVVLYENDLPDQYSV
- a CDS encoding cell wall hydrolase, giving the protein MNARRVLLGASLGVLLLAPAPAPESEGANAEQAPPDRGVSASAPCAVQRALSREAPSPRLRAAFAPAEGPSSDTVAVAPPLNLEGPTLWLARAIYSETKLPHEQELVAWVVRNRVETAYRGRRTYRAVVLDPYQFSAFNPGAAKRARYLRLQPEAPLPRWRQALWVARYVRHAEGRAYRPFPVETRHFYSERSMRGRAVPYWAERGGFVAPDPGRYAVDERRFRFFKQAS
- a CDS encoding VOC family protein, whose translation is MAQIEHAALWTSDLEQAREFYETYFGAEAGTRYRNEKKDFTSYFLSFDSGARLELMHTSDLEEASASEGTELEGYDHLALSVGSEAEVDRRTRTLRRDGYEVVGEPRRTGDGYYESVVLDPDGNRVEITV
- a CDS encoding acetoin utilization protein AcuC, whose translation is MATFLFHDRYLDYHFGPQHPFSPVRQEMTMDLLAALGAPLNPVAPSVATREEVRRVHGEQFVEKVEAASDGTPPPEARAFGLDTGDVPVFENMDAAARGLVGGTLHGARLIGDGDATRVLQFGGGLHHAHRARASGFCVYNDLSVAIHALREQGLRVAYVDVDVHHGDGVQHLHDDDPGVLTVSLHETGRALFPGTGHVEEIGKGAGRGFSLNVPLAPYTEPDSYLDAFEHVVPHALQHFQPDVIVAQCGADAHFNDPLADLLLTTQAYDTIFRRLLALADDHAEGRLLCTLGGGYQLDTVSRIWALLALIVLGGELPDTLPNDYRERWEARLDASLTPTLHDPERTFDVPRQSSIETQNRRTSEQALEQVASHWHYA
- a CDS encoding serpin family protein, producing the protein MPSGLHPPVSALVRRLVAAGLLVFFGLGCDSTGPEDAADAPPPRPLTAAEDQVVDADNAFGLTLLRSTVDTEGTSKNVFLSPISVSMALGMTLNGARGETRSGMKAALEKQDLSPTDINDAYRGLIDLLEGLDPNVEVALANSIWYREGLPVKQAFIDTNRAHFDAEVEALDFADPSASDRINGWVNDQTRGNIEKIVPSQIPSNPVMYLINAIYFNGPWRDQFDPSNTAPEPFHRGDGSTVSVPMMEKTKNVVHPTYQAEQFRAVDIAYGDSLYSMTVLLPHEDASVQSVVDSLDTETWTEMTSGLSPQSLSRLKMPRFTLRYGKTLNDVLKDLGMGVAFTGRANFRGIADLSLAIDKANHKTFLRVDEEGTEASAATSVEIEPISSAPPSFVVDQPFVVAIREHHSGTSLFLGTIMDPTAG
- a CDS encoding acyl-CoA thioesterase, translating into MAYTYSHAHRVRYRECDPMGVVYHTHYLDYFEVARTEALRHAGVRYRDLEANGIIMPVVHVEVDYHGPAHYDDPLVVDAHFTQMPTVRVPIDYTVYREGDDDALVTGHTTLCFTDAEAREPVRAPAAVREAFAPLLEE
- a CDS encoding acetyl-CoA carboxylase carboxyltransferase subunit alpha, with the protein product MADDEHLLDFEKPLVELEDKLTEMRELNAETQDDLSNEIEALEERVEQLRTSIYRNLTRWQRVQIARHPERPYTLDHIEALTEDFTELRGDRKFGDDRSIVGGLAQFTGSRFGYRDRTVMIMGHQKGRDTKERKYRRFGMPNPEGYRKAERLMKMAAKFGKPVVVLLDTPGAYPGMGAEERGQAEAIAHNLFEMARLETPVVIVVIGEGASGGALGVGLGDRILMLENAWYSVIAPESCSQILWRSWDHKEDAAQALKLTATDLTEVGIVDEIVPEPVGGAHRDPQRTYQAVGAAVAEALDELEDLDPQALLDQRLEKFDALGAYESAEPMTASA